TCGAGTCTATTCGGACAGGAATCATCAACAGGTTTGGCTCACAAGAATGGTTAAGGAATCTTCCAATATTTCCTATAGAGGCAGGATCCACAAATGTTTCCATTACCTGCCCATTATAGACATGCTCCCTGATGGCTATAATGTAATTCGAATCATGTATTGTTTGTAACTGAACTCTTCTCTGCACTTCAGAGATTCCTAACACCTCACCGGCATATTCACAGACAAACCGTCCTTTTGGTATGAAGTCCAGGGTACGAAGTCCCCAGCCTTTGTGATCCGTCTTGAACACCTGGAGGTGGAACTGCAGACCCCACTGGACCACTCTGTTCCTGCAGCGCTCGCTGCACTGGCACAGGACATTGCACTCGAAAACTGGCTCAGTGCACTTTGCTTCGGATCCTATATCTCTGAGGCATGAACGATCGTCATAGTTATTCTCATGACGGAGACAGGAACAAGTACCAGGGAGGCAGGGAGTTTTGAGACAAGCACATCCAGGAAAGGTTATTTGAGAGGGATCTGTATCTGCTCCAGGCCCAGCTACATGATCAGGAGTATACtgcaaaaagcagaaacactttAAGTCAGCATGGTACGTCATATATCTCATCTGTATTTCAAGCAGCTCTTGCTGA
This region of Bos indicus isolate NIAB-ARS_2022 breed Sahiwal x Tharparkar chromosome 22, NIAB-ARS_B.indTharparkar_mat_pri_1.0, whole genome shotgun sequence genomic DNA includes:
- the LOC109576394 gene encoding histone-lysine N-methyltransferase SETMAR, producing the protein MATCEEVPEALKGQLDVARGLENLPVSAWPPGAEPEPFQYTPDHVAGPGADTDPSQITFPGCACLKTPCLPGTCSCLRHENNYDDRSCLRDIGSEAKCTEPVFECNVLCQCSERCRNRVVQWGLQFHLQVFKTDHKGWGLRTLDFIPKGRFVCEYAGEVLGISEVQRRVQLQTIHDSNYIIAIREHVYNGQVMETFVDPASIGNIGRFLNHSCEPNLLMIPVRIDSMVPKLALFAARDILPEEELSYDYSGRFLNLMHSEDKERLDNGKLRKPCYCGARSCAAFLPYDSSLYCPTEKPDTSEEGRA